Part of the Henckelia pumila isolate YLH828 chromosome 2, ASM3356847v2, whole genome shotgun sequence genome is shown below.
GGAGCAAATTTCAGCAGACTCGTAAATTTGGCAACATACTGTTCAATGTTCAATTGCCCTTGTTGCAAGCTAGAGAATTCTGCTCCTTTTTCCTTTCTATGAGATACTGGAAAGAATCGTTGATAGACAGTAGTTTTAAAAACAGACCACGTAATGACTGGACCTTGATGCTCCAGTGCTCTTCGTGTTGCTATCCACCAACCTTTTGCAACTTCGTGTAGTTGGTGTATAACGAGTTTGACTCGATGATCGTCTGCATAATCAAGGGATTCAAATATCTCTTCAATATCCTCGAGCCAACTCTCACACTCCATAGAATTCTCAGTTCCTTTCAGTGTTAGCGTTTTAAACGACTGAAAGTGTTTCAACAGagtttccatcggagtagcagtCATATCCCCCATATCTCTCGAAGTACTACCTTGTTCAGTCCTAGGAATTTCTGTTGCCTGTGGCACTGTCGGTTCTACTCTCGGTGCTTCTGTTGCTTGTGG
Proteins encoded:
- the LOC140877405 gene encoding uncharacterized protein, with amino-acid sequence MGDMTATPMETLLKHFQSFKTLTLKGTENSMECESWLEDIEEIFESLDYADDHRVKLVIHQLHEVAKGWWIATRRALEHQGPVITWSVFKTTVYQRFFPVSHRKEKGAEFSSLQQGQLNIEQYVAKFTSLLKFAPHIADSDEAQADQFINGLNPNVFTLVNARRSNNFDDALNHANGAEAGLLR